The nucleotide window TAGCTTTGTTCAAAGCTCTCTCGCAACCTTTTAGTTCAAGGCTATCACTAAGATCGTAGCCAACTATTTTACGGCTGTACATATCTGTAATGAGTGCTAGGTAACAAAAACCTTTTACTGTTCTTATATAAGTAATGTCTGATGCCCAAACTTGGTTAGGCCTGGTTACCTCTACATCTTTAATGATGTTTTTGTACTTGTAGAACCTGTGCAATGAATTGGTTGTTCTTGAGCTGTATTTCTTTCTAAGTGTTAGCATATTATGTTTTCTAAGGACATTAAATAGCGTATCTCTACCAACTTTAATGTTGGCTTTTGTAAACTCATCATCTAATGATTTCACAAGCTTACGTACACCTTCTCTAGGAAGGGATCTGCGTCTTTTCTGTACTATTTCAATAATCTGCTGCTCTGTTCTTAAACGTTTATCAGCTCTAGATTTGTATTTATAGTACGCATCACGTTTTAGCCCAAAACAATGGGTTATAGTAGTTAAAGAAGCAAATCCCTTAGATTTTTCTTTTGCTTTGATCAGGGCTTTGTTCTTAACTTTTTTTTTAGTTCGGCCACGGATTTATAGCCAAGATCTTCAGCTGCAACTTCTAGGTAAGAGTCTAGCACCAAGGCATCCAGATCCTTTTTTAAGAGTAGTTTTTTA belongs to Winogradskyella sp. J14-2 and includes:
- a CDS encoding IS3 family transposase; protein product: MRGRTKKKVKNKALIKAKEKSKGFASLTTITHCFGLKRDAYYKYKSRADKRLRTEQQIIEIVQKRRRSLPREGVRKLVKSLDDEFTKANIKVGRDTLFNVLRKHNMLTLRKKYSSRTTNSLHRFYKYKNIIKDVEVTRPNQVWASDITYIRTVKGFCYLALITDMYSRKIVGYDLSDSLELKGCERALNKAIYQAKDTTGLIHHSDRGIQYCSNVYTQILKRNKIDISMTEENHCYENAMAERVNGILKDEFYLDQSFDNVAHAKTAAKNAINLYNEIRLHLSLDYKTPNMVYKLSA